The DNA window CGATACAGATCATTTAAATCTGAAGTAGCAAAACGACCACCATCTAGTGGAACTAATGGGCGCAATTCAGGAGGCAGTACAGGTAAAACTTCAAGAACCATCCACTCAGGCTTATTACCTGAACTTAAGAAAGACTCAATCAACTTCAATCTCTTAGAAACTTTCTTCTGCTTAGTTTCAGAAGTTGTACTTTCAACCTCTTCACGCAACTTTACTGCTTCTTCAACCAGGTTAATTGACTGAAGCATACGTTTAATCGCTTCCGCACCCATCTGAGCTTCAAATTCATCGCCATATTCATCAAGCGCATCAAGATACTCTTCCTCAGTTAACAACTGCCAAGGCTCAAGTGGTGTTAGACCAGGGTCTACCACCATAAATGCTTCAAAATACAGTACCGCTTCAATTTCTTTAAGTGTCATATCCAGCATTAAGCCAATACGACTCGGCAAAGACTTCAAAAACCAAATATGCGCAACGGGAGTTGCAAGATCAATATGCCCCATACGCTCACGACGTACTTTAGACTGGGTTACCTCAACACCACATTTTTCACAAATAACTCCACGATGCTTTAGGCGTTTATACTTTCCGCATAAACATTCATAGTCGCGAATCGGTCCGAAAATTTTGGCACAAAACAAGCCATCACGCTCAGGCTTGAAGGTACGATAATTAATGGTTTCAGGCTTTTTAACTTCACCATAGGACCATGAGCGGATCTTCTCCGGAGAAGCAAGCGATACTTTTATAGCATCAAATTCACTAGAAACGTTTTGTTTTTTTAAAAAACCGAGTAAATCTTTCATTAATCTTGCTCCAACTCAATATCAATACCCAATGCACGAATTTCTTTACGTAGCACACTAAAGGACTCTGGCATACCAGGCTCCATGTATTCATTACCATCTACAATATTTTTGTACATCCGTGTACGACCATTTAGATCGTCAGACTTAACGGTTAACATTTCTTGAAGCGTAAATGCAGCTCCATACGCTTCCAATGCCCAAACTTCCATCTCTCCAAAACGTTGCCCACCGAATTGTGCTTTACCACCAAGTGGCTGCTGAGTAACAAGACTATAAGGACCTGTTGAGCGTGCATGCATCTTATCGTCAACCAAATGATTAAGCTTGAGCATATACATATAGCCAACTGTCACAGTTCGGTCAAATTCATCTCCCGTTCTACCATCGAACAAACGCATTTGACCAGATTCTGGTAAATCGGCTAATCGTAGCAATGACTTAATTTCCGCCTCATTAGCACCATCAAATACAGGAGTCGCCATAGGCACACCTTTGCGGAGATTTTTAGCTAATTCAATTATTTCGTCATCATTAAAAGTCGACAAATCTACCGACTGCCCTTGAGTTTCGTTATAAACCTTATGCAAAAACCCACGAACTTCACTCAAATCTGACTCACGCTTCAACATAGCATCAATTTTCTGACCCAATCCCCATGCGGCCAAACCTAGATGTGTTTCCAATATCTGCCCAACGTTCATACGTGATGGAACACCTAAAGGATTGAGACAAATATCTACAGGGCGGCCTGTTTCATCAAATGGCATATCTTCAACCGGACAAATTCTGGAAATAACCCCTTTGTTACCATGTCTCCCTGCCATCTTGTCACCAGGCTGAATTCGACGCTTGATTGCAACATAAACCTTCACCATCTTTGAAACGCCTGGTGCAAGGTCGTCACCCTGTGTCAACTTTTTACGTTTTTCTTCAAAAAGTTCATTTAACTCTTTACGCTTTGATGTTAGCTGGTCTTCCAATAATTCGAACTGACGAACCAGCTCTTCGTTATCAACATTTAGACCCAACCATTTCTTTTTATCAACCTTTGATAAATAACCCGCATCTATTTGCGTACCATCCTTCAGCTTTTGACCATCTAAAAGTGATGCCACACGATCATAAACGTCTTTTTCCAAAATACGATACTGCTCATCAATATCTTTTCTTACTTTAGATAACTCATCTTCTTGAATATCTAAAGCTCGAGCATCTTTTTTAACACCTTCACGGGTAAAGACTTGTACATCAATGACTGTACCTTCAATGCCCTTTGAAACGCGCAATGATGAATCTTTCACATCGGAGGCTTTTTCACCGAAAATGGCGCGAAGAAGCTTTTCCTCTGGAGTTAACTGTGTTTCACCTTTTGGCGTAACCTTACCAACCAGGATATCACCCTGCTTAACTTCAGCACCAATATAAACGATACCGCTCTCATCCAAACGAGATAATGCTGATTCGCCAACGTTGGGAATATCTGCTGTAATTTCTTCTGGACCTAGTTTTGTGTCACGTGCCAAACAAGTAAACTCTTCAATGTGTATCGTTGTATAACGATCCTCTTGAACTACACGTTCAGAAACCAAGATGGAATCCTCAAAGTTATACCCATTCCAAGGCATAAACGCTACGCGCATATTTTGACCCAAAGCTAACTCACCTAGATCGGTTGATGGGCCATCCGCTAAAACATCACCGCGAGATACAACATCACCAGAGTTTACAATTGGCTTTTGATTAATACATGTATTTTGGTTAGATCGTTGATACTTGATTAAGTTATAAATATCAACACCTGTCTCACCCTCAACGATCTCATCATCATTAACACGAACTACAATTCGTGAAGCATCTGATGACACAACAACACCACCACGCTCTGCAACCACGGTTACACCCGAATCGATTGCTACCGTTTTCTCAATTCCTGTTCCAACCAAGGGCTTGTCAGCACGCAATGTTGGTACAGCTTGACGTTGCATGTTAGAACCCATCAAAGCACGGTTAGCATCATCATGCTCAAGGAATGGAATCAAAGCCGCAGCAACTGAAACAATCTGCTTGGGTGAAACATCCATCAAATTTATATCTTTAGAAGATGACAAGGTAAATTCATTCTGATGTCTTGCAGAAATCAAATCGTCAACAAACTCACCCTTGTCATTTAGCTTAGCACTTGCCTGTGCAATGACGAACTGTGCTTCATCAATCGCAGAGACATAGATCACTTCGTCGGTAACACGGCCATCAACCACCTTTCTATAAGGTGTTTCGAGAAAACCATATTCATTCGTTTTAGCATAAACCGCTAATGAATTAATTAGACCAATGTTTGGACCCTCAGGCGTTTCAATAGGACATACACGACCATAATGAGTAGGGTGAACGTCACGGACTTCAAAGCCTGCACGCTCCCTGGTAAGCCCTCCTGGCCCTAAAGCTGAAACGCGACGTTTGTGCGTTACTTCAGACAGCGGATTTACCTGATCCATAAACTGCGACAATTGGCTTGAACCAAAAAACTCTTTGATTGCAGCTGATACCGGCTTAGCATTGATAAGATCCTGGGGCATTAAGCCCTCACTTTCAGCATTATTTAGGCGCTCTTTAACAGCACGCTCAACCCGAACCAAACCTACTCGGAAAGCATTTTCTGCCATTTCACCTACTGCACGAATTCTTCGGTTTCCTAAAGTATCAATATCATCAACAGTACTTTCGCCATTACGAATCTTTATTAACTCAGAAATAACATCAACAACGTCTTGTTTTTCTAAAACTAAACTACCCGTGTTATCATCCCGACCGAGACGCCTGTTAAGCTTCATTCGACCAACCGATGACAAGTCATAACGCTCAACCTCAAAGAACAAACCATTAAACAATGCTTCCGAGGAGTCTTTTGTAGGTGGCTCGCCTGGTCGCATCATACGATAGATTTCGATTTGAGCTTCAAGCTGAGTAGTTGTTGAATCTAAATTTAACGTATCGGAAATATACGGACCATGAAGCAACTCATCAATATATAAAACATTAAACTCAATCTTATCAAGACCTTGAATTTTGGTTATTAACTCCTGTGTCAACATAGTATTGGCAAGAGCAATCAATTCACCTGAACTCTGGTCTATCAGATTTTTAGCGAGTGTTTTCCCAAGCAAATAGTTATCAGGAATATTAAAATACTTGACACCAGCTTCTTGAATTTGCTTGATTGTTCTTGCTGTTACACGAGAACCCTCTTCAGCAAAAACTTCACCCTTATGCATCAAAACAAAAGGAGCTGGCTGTCCTTTGAACTGCTCAGCATTAAAAGCAATACTAAACTGACCTTTTGCAAACTTAACCGAGGTGTTTTCAAAAAATACATCAAGAATTTGCTCGTTATCATAGCCCATTGCACGTAACAATACCGATACAGGCAATTTACGTCTACGATCTATCCTTGTAAACAAGCAGTCATTGTGATCAAATTCAAAATCTAACCAAGAACCACGATAC is part of the Thiomicrospira microaerophila genome and encodes:
- the rpoB gene encoding DNA-directed RNA polymerase subunit beta, producing the protein MTYSLTEKKRVRKDFATNPSMLDVPYLLSLQKGSYHDFIQRDKKPLERAPVGLHAAFSSVFPIKGVAGTADLDYVSYHLGQPEFDVKECKQRGVTYAAPLRVKMRLVIYDKDAPVGNRPVKDIKEQEVYLGDMPLMTDNGTFVINGTERVIVTQLHRSPGVIFDNDKGKSHSSGKILFNARIIPYRGSWLDFEFDHNDCLFTRIDRRRKLPVSVLLRAMGYDNEQILDVFFENTSVKFAKGQFSIAFNAEQFKGQPAPFVLMHKGEVFAEEGSRVTARTIKQIQEAGVKYFNIPDNYLLGKTLAKNLIDQSSGELIALANTMLTQELITKIQGLDKIEFNVLYIDELLHGPYISDTLNLDSTTTQLEAQIEIYRMMRPGEPPTKDSSEALFNGLFFEVERYDLSSVGRMKLNRRLGRDDNTGSLVLEKQDVVDVISELIKIRNGESTVDDIDTLGNRRIRAVGEMAENAFRVGLVRVERAVKERLNNAESEGLMPQDLINAKPVSAAIKEFFGSSQLSQFMDQVNPLSEVTHKRRVSALGPGGLTRERAGFEVRDVHPTHYGRVCPIETPEGPNIGLINSLAVYAKTNEYGFLETPYRKVVDGRVTDEVIYVSAIDEAQFVIAQASAKLNDKGEFVDDLISARHQNEFTLSSSKDINLMDVSPKQIVSVAAALIPFLEHDDANRALMGSNMQRQAVPTLRADKPLVGTGIEKTVAIDSGVTVVAERGGVVVSSDASRIVVRVNDDEIVEGETGVDIYNLIKYQRSNQNTCINQKPIVNSGDVVSRGDVLADGPSTDLGELALGQNMRVAFMPWNGYNFEDSILVSERVVQEDRYTTIHIEEFTCLARDTKLGPEEITADIPNVGESALSRLDESGIVYIGAEVKQGDILVGKVTPKGETQLTPEEKLLRAIFGEKASDVKDSSLRVSKGIEGTVIDVQVFTREGVKKDARALDIQEDELSKVRKDIDEQYRILEKDVYDRVASLLDGQKLKDGTQIDAGYLSKVDKKKWLGLNVDNEELVRQFELLEDQLTSKRKELNELFEEKRKKLTQGDDLAPGVSKMVKVYVAIKRRIQPGDKMAGRHGNKGVISRICPVEDMPFDETGRPVDICLNPLGVPSRMNVGQILETHLGLAAWGLGQKIDAMLKRESDLSEVRGFLHKVYNETQGQSVDLSTFNDDEIIELAKNLRKGVPMATPVFDGANEAEIKSLLRLADLPESGQMRLFDGRTGDEFDRTVTVGYMYMLKLNHLVDDKMHARSTGPYSLVTQQPLGGKAQFGGQRFGEMEVWALEAYGAAFTLQEMLTVKSDDLNGRTRMYKNIVDGNEYMEPGMPESFSVLRKEIRALGIDIELEQD